The following DNA comes from Musa acuminata AAA Group cultivar baxijiao chromosome BXJ1-4, Cavendish_Baxijiao_AAA, whole genome shotgun sequence.
GATGGCAGTAACACAtttgtcatctctctctctctctctctctctctctgagccaAAAAACTGTGGTACCAAACCCAACATTAGTCTGAGCAGAACCATCTCTGAAAGCTCACCTGCATCCTTCCCTGGAAGCAAAAATCATCAGAAACATCCACAGAGGCACATGAACGATGTTGTTTTATCTTCCGAATCATTTCACTCACTATTGGATCAGAATCCATCACCACCAAAAGGAACTGCAAAATTCCAATCTGGACTGTCTGCAAATCTTGCAGTGATAGTTGGAGCTTGGAATCCTGGACTACATTGTGAGTGATGACTCCTCTGAGCACTTCTCCATGCCACCATCATTGAGCATCTCTTTGTTGCGGCACTCGCTGCTGCAGAATGCTTTCTCGCCTCTGAAACACATGACACCAACCACAAGAATTACTGTAGTGAGCAATGTAATTGTCAATACAGTTTACTGCAATTTCAACCATGTTGGATGCAATAGTCTGCAACAGGAGGGGACGCATGATCGGTCACTTTCTGTAGCTTATCCCAAGTGTAGTGACCCAAACTTGAGGGCATGATGCCACTATGTTACTTCCACTTTTCATTGATCATGAAGGCAGCTCCTACCAAAGACTGGGGACCCCAACAGTGACCACTCCAGACATGAGGCCCCAAGAACAGTGGCATGCTCACTACCAAATGCATGGAATCCTGCACATGGTTCCTTTTTTAACATGATCATGGTGTGTGATCAAATCTCAGCATTATGTGCATACAGCGAAAGCTAACCAAGACCGAGAAATCCGCTTGTGGATTGAAGGATTTAGCTTTTGATCAAGTTGTAGTTGCAAGATTTCTTACACAAAAGCCTTACCAAAGACAAATAATTGGCTGGATTAAAGTTGACCAGTATATACTTGTAGGGTTGTTTGTTCCAAGGAATTCTACTGTTATTTGGCAAGATTAGCAGCAAGTTGTCGGTTCAAATCTAAACGAGGTATGTTGTTTGACAAAAATAAGGATTGATTGGATTTTGATGCAGAGAAAGCTGTCATGAAACTGACCTGTACATGAAGGTGTCTTTCCCTTGGCCCAGATTCTTCTTGCATGCATGGCAGTAGCTCAAGAAATCATCAAGCAGGTAGCCTCCTCTATCGGCTGCAGAGCTCCCATCTCCACATCTCTCCACCACGCAGTTGTCGAAGATGTGGGTGGTCCTCGGATTTGGACCATGAGAGATCACACAGGTGTAGTCCTCGGACAGCTCCATCTCGCTCATGGGGATGCTCCCGGTGAACACCCGAGGGGAAGAAGCAGGGGCAGGGGAGAGCAACGCCAACTGGGAGTCTCTGTTCTTGAGGCCGAACTCTATCGGCGACCCCACCGGCGACATGGAGCCGGAGCAGAGGGAAGGGATCTGGATCTTGAGCTGCGATCCAAGCAGCAGCATTCGGCTCTGCGCTTTGGGAGAGATGGCGACGGATTTCTCGCCATTGAGAGCGTCGATGATGCCGAGCCCGATGGCACtgctggtggcggtggtggtggtggtggtggtggtcacaGCATCAAAAGGAGCCTTATTTGGCTGCCTATCAGAGAAGAAATGGTTACCGGTGGAAGACAAGTTCTTGGTTTCGAGGATGGAGGTCGGGCTCATGGCAGCCTCAGAGTCTGAGGAGCCATGGTAGGACAAGCACAAGGGGAAGAGCGAGGAAGGTCGGGGCTTGGCATCAGGCATGAGAACCTGCTTGCCATCGGTTGCTCTTGATCTCTTCCTCAGCATCATGCTTTGGTTTTGAGGTCTGCCTCTGCAGATGTAAGGAGTCATATAAGAGCGAAAggcaaaaaaaggagaagatggtctcttccaccttccctTTCCttccaaaagaaaataaaagaaagcaAGTCCAACAGAGATAGGACTGACCTGGGTTTGGTACTGCAACCCTGGAATCCCTTTGAATGAAACAAAGATTGGAACTTTGAAGAACGGGGAggagatggaaaggtaaagattCCTCCACCCACTGGAACTCTTCGAGAAGAACAAAAGACTTTGAACAGAAGGCTAATATCAATCGGTCTCAGTCATTCCAATTAAAGGTTCTCGTTTTTTGATGCATCGGTTTGAAGGCTTCTCTGCCAGCCAGCCAAGTACTTCCTCAGTTCTCCGTCAATGAAGGCTAGAGATGATCCCTAAAACCTCCTTCAATCTTAAAAATCCAATTTTGACGGCAAAAACCACATCAAGATGGCGCCTTTCCCCTCCCTTCCTCAATTTCTCTGCGACACACGCATCAAAAAGGACGAATCAGACATGCAGAGCCCAGAGCCGACGAGAGGAGGCTGCGGTGGTCTGCCCAGGGGAAACGTATCTGGAAATGGGAGCTCATTTATAGAGGAAGCCGGTGTTGGTTTCGTGCGTGGGAATCAcatcagagagagagagtctcCACCAAAAGCGCCATTAAATCCTCCGCGTTACCTCATTGACTGTTTCGGAAGAGgaaagaaatagaaaaaaaagggggGTTTTTtcacccttcttcttctcttctttgtcACGCTTCCACCTCTTCTTCTCTCTGCTTCTATCTTCCTATGAGCGAAAGAAagaacctttttttttctcttccttatCAAGCAATAAGAAATCAGTATATAACCAAAAATTAGCAACTCGTTGCGCCTTCTCTTCCTTCCATCTCTCGTCTCCCTGCCACCTTCCTCTCAGCTCAAGAAGTCGCGTCACCTCAGGTGATCTTCCTTACCTCAATAGGAACCAATTCCGCCATTAATCCCCTGTCGGTGACCACAAATCAAGTGCCGCGCTCGGgggaagagaggagagagagatgggAGAACAGCACACTGAGACAGGGAGAGAGAAGGGAGGGAGAAACGACATGATGTGTTTACTCTCCGGTAACAATGTAGGACTTGAATCCCTACTGCCGTCTGTACGGCGCGGTCAGCTTGGTTTCAGGAGCGGAGGCAGGGCAtcggctcggctcggctcggctAGGGATTTAGCTTGGAAGATCGAGGAGGAAATGGCTTGGGCCTTTGAATTGGATCGAGTGGAGTTTGGAATCTTGTAGACGAGGACAAGGGTGACATCTTAGATTTGATCCAGATGCAATAATTGAGTGTTTTGATTACTCATCGATGAtaatgaagataaaaaaaaaaattatttaatgaatattctctAGTAATTAGTTTTACAAACGAGGCATAGTAATAAaacaataatcatatatttatttatagaatTAAGTTATGTGAGACCAAGAAACCTTTGAAGTGGATAAGAACATGTACGAGTGTATCATGTGATGGTAACCAAAATGATTCGAGGTAAATAGAAGAAACATGTGGATGATGCCTAAATCCAGTTTGTTTGTGTAGAAAATATGATGCAGTCGAAAAAGAGAAACACTAACTCGATGATTGAGAGGATGCTCGAACATAATATGAATACTGAGATTAGATAAGATTTTCGATGTGATCCGTCTACTATTATAATTGATCCTGGAATGAAAAGTAAGAGTTTTCATTGaccttaattatttattatttatcgtGACTTAGTGAGTTTTATATAAGGGGGAGAAATAGTGatgtatgaatgaaatatttctctaaattttatattatgttgATATCTATTTGAGGGGAGAGGAGGGGAGGAGAGGGTCTTATCAGTAGAATAAACAAATGTTATCACAAATTATTCAAGAATAATTAGTCACCATTAAATTCTCATAGGCATAATAATACTGTGTTGCATGCAAAATTTAGGTATATGAAACTGATTATATCTTGTACCTGATTGTGATAATTAAAACTTCACTAATCAGGAATTGATCTGATTTCTTTCATCATTTTAATATAGATCGGATGACATAATCCATTGATTTCCCAATTATAAATGCTCAAATAAAAATGTGAATTACAATATTTTTTGTTAGATAGGTactataattaaaaataactagTTGATTAATATTAGTAGTACTTTAAAGAGGTCAAGAGATCCAAGAAGCTTTCATTAGAAAGTATAAATAAGAATTGAAATATCTTCaatgtaataaaaataatattttttagtagTTCAACAGTGATAAAAAAAAGTTCAAAACTAAATAATCTAAATATTACAGCTGATTGTGGGGGCTTGCTGTTGTTGTTGGATCTCACAGCACCCAACATCATTCTATATTCTATTTTCTGACAATGGTCCatgcacaagagagagagagagagagagctgtgcTGCAAATAACTCATTGGGTGCAGAAGCACGAAGAATAAGCAACAAAGTAATGGCTGCATTCAAAATTGGGGAAATGTCACCTGTACCTGAGACAGCAATTAAAAGAGATTTAATACAAGGGGAGAACAGTGTTCTATTGCAAGAGACATGGAGTGCTCCTGATGCCATTGATGCCAGCACAGGAgaatgaatgagagagagagaaagagatcagCTTCTATTAATTAACTATCTTTCTTGGATTTGGGGCAGGATTAATTGTTTGTCCAGCCACAGTCATTACTGCCTGTGTAGACTCCATGAGTACAACTGTAGAAGGATGATGATACCACATCTACCTTGTAGGGGAGCACAGCACTAATGGCGGAGGGAACATTaatatcgtgcattaaaagaagcAAGTCCAAGTTGTGGATGAGTTTGATCTTGAAGAAAGATTTTCCAGCCTGTAACTCTGGTTCATGGCTCATAACTCATTTCTCCGCAGGGGAACACTCAGCTTTTCTTTCCTATTACTTCTCTCTTTTCCATGCTGCAGATCGAGTTCTTGTTCATCCAGTAAGCTTGACATTCCTTGGTCTGAGCTTTCAGCTATCGCCCTTGATGTGCCTGCCACAGCTTTCATGAGCTCGTTGTAGTCCAACTATTTAGTAGAAAGGTAGCAGCTTCTCCATTACTGTTGCCAATTTCATATGAACCTACTTTAGGAGGCATTTGTAAGTTTGATGCAGTGGTTCAATCTTCTTCCATCGGTACTCCCTGACATTGGCATACAAGTGTGACTTCCATCATGCTGCAGAGATTGTTAGTCAGTACAAATTAGAGGAAGGATGTATATGGCTTGCTTCTTGCAATCATCAGTTAATACTATAAGAATAAAACTCATTGGTTCTGTAGTTCGACTTTATATTCTGAAAGAAAATTTAGATCCTCAAGCCATTCCACTCTTATTTGCCAAAGCTTTATCTTAACATGTCAAGCAAGGAAGGCTGCATATAGAAGGAATAGTTAGGCAAAAACACCAAATCAGCCAGAAAATTAAACTTCTAATGGAATCGGGCTGAAGGTTTCCatacagatagatagatagatacaaaAGGAGGTATGGAAATTTGTAGCCTATCTCTTAGAACAAATATATTAACCCAATTTAAATTTAAAGTTCAACTTGGCATCTTAATGATCTCATGTTTAGCAAGAATGCTCTGTTTGACATCCCTAGTAAGTGCAGAGTTACAGTTGAAGCTAAGGATAGACCCCCTCAAACAACATGGTTGAGGAACACAGGTTGGCCTATGCATGAGGCCTACATCCACATCTCATAGACTGCGAAACGGTGGTGGACATCCACATCCCAACATTAATCTTTTCCGGATTTACATCAATCCCAACATAAATCTCTGAGATTTACCAAAGTCATATCCAAATACATATTTCAATGgcatttgaatatttttaattattgtcATGATTTTCTCAAGATTTGCTACGTAAGTGTCAATTACTTGGTCTTTTACTAACATATTATATAGGCCTTCTTGTTTCCATCTGAATATTTTATGGATTATTGTGGGATGTCACTCATTGTTCTATCTTTATTTGAGTATATCTAAAAAAGATATGAGAGTTAataatgagaatatatatatatatatatatatatatgtgtgtgtgtgtgtgtgtgtgtgtgtgtgtgtgtttgtgtgtgtgtgtgtgtgtgaaagttTATATGATTGTACTTAGGACAATCTTTATTCAAATCAATATAGTCAACATATTAGCGAGTAAACTTAAGTATCGAATCTCGTAAATAAAATTAACATTCAATAGCTTATCAACTTCCTCATtaatgataaattattgatcttgatgtaaaTCTACGTAGTTCTTATCGAACTGGTTAGCAAACGAAATCGATATCGATATAGTTTTGAGCTATAGATGAGTTTTTCTTAGGCAAAGATTTATGAATGGAATCGATGAGAAATACTTTGACTAGTTTAAATGTTGGAGACTccatagataattttttttagtttctCGATTTCTTTGTTAGTCAGAAACTTTATAGTAACGATGACACTATAGACAGAAGAGACCTCCATAATTTTAATTTGGCGTAAAATTTACAAGGATCATTACCAAAAATAATTTGTTAGATTATTGTCGGTAGATATAATCTCAAGTCAAACTATGTCGGTCAAAAGCATGCCAAGTAGTAGTGCCTCGAAACAGTGGGTATAATTGTTGCGTACACTCATAATACAATCAAACGTGCAAGCGACTCCAACATCTGAGTCGTGCCATACTAAACAAGCTCAACATTTAGATGTTACGATATATCAATTAATCTTGCTTATCACACTTTACGATCCGTGCTCGATTCGATTAATAAATATCATTAATGGGTCGGGCACATTATGGGTGTAAGGAAAAATTCGATCCGCAACGTGAGACAAATCAGGAAATGAGGTTAGTATCCACCGTTAATTATGAGATCAGCGACGGTCAGGATCGACTGGGTAGTTGATTGGGTTATCTTCTGTGGGTGCTAATAGAACACTAATACATCGTGTGTTTTCGATTAGGTTTAGAAGAAACGGCGGTTGGGAAACGTGCGTGGGTGGGCGATGGGGAGGACGTGTTACTGGACTCCGACAACTATTACCCAACGAAGAGGTGGCTTTTAAGGTGGGACCGCAACAAAGGAACGTGCGTGTGAGATATCGGGAGGAGGGGTGGGTTAGTGGGTTCCGCTATTCTCGGCACTTTTACGAAGCCGAAACACTCCCTTTAGATTTACCCGACAACGTAGTCGTTTTTAGAGTGGGACCCTCAAAAGGAAGACATGGTCACTCAGCGGGTAGGTGAGCGGGAAAGGCAAGTGTCGCTTGGTTTTAGTTCCGTAGAAGAAATCGGAACCGTGATGCTTACCTGTCACCAGTCCGACGTCACTTGGCCCCGTCATCCGCTGCTAACCGTCTCCAAGGGCCGACTCAACTTGTCCTGGGTGACGTGGTTTCACACAGCTCGCGGATGGGGTTCCAGTATATCAGCTATGGAGAAGCCACGTCATCCGAGTAATTCTTCCAGGTGATTCGGTCGCGCAAACCAGTGTCTTGCAAAGCAAAATGCCTCGGAGCAGGTTTCGGGCGCGCCACAAGGATGAAAGCGGAGAGAGGACGGAAGAGAAGGCAGAGTGAATGGAGTGAAAGAAGAAGGCGAGAaggaaggagaagagagagaggtgACATGGAGAAGGGAATGGTGAGCAGTCTTGCTGATGTCCCCATCGGAGACTCGGGTTCCGTGGAGGACGGTGGGTGTACTACCGCCGCACGGAACATCCCGATATCGCCGGCGCAGGTGACTAaccaagatctctctctctctctctctctctctctctctctctctctcatcgctTCCCCGCTTCGACCTCGTTGGCTTGGTTTTACTGCACAGCTTTCTTTTTTCGCAGGTTGATGCAACCGAAGTGGTCTACCGAAGACCCACTGCCAACTTCGCCGCCAGGTTCGCCAAGATCCTCTTCTTTGCGCACCTCGTCGCCGTAGCCATCCTCATCATTTTCCTCTCCCTCCGTGGCTTCCTCGGCCGAAACCCAGCATTCCGCCCTGCCCACTGGTTCGCGCCCCTCCTGACCGCCGCCGTGTCCTCCGCCCTCGTGGCCATCCTTTGGCTGCTTTTCGTCCTCCGCCACCCCGCCAAAGTCATCAAGGCCTCCCTCTGGCTCGCCCCGTCGCTCGTTTGCGCCGTTGCCGTGCTCCTCCTGACCGATGGCGGCAGCTCCAGCCTGGCCTTCGCGGTGCTGGGCTTGCTCCTCGCTCTGGTGCAGTCTCTGTACGGCTGCTGGATCGTTCGTCGCCTTCACCATGCCTACGAGATCCTCTCCATCTCCATCGCCGCCGTCCAGCCGACCACCACGCTGGCGAAGTACGTTGCGCTCGCACTCCTCGCCGGCCTCGTGTTCTCCTCCATCTGGACACTCGGCGCCGGCGGTGTCGCAGCCGGCGGTGGCTCGCGGTTCGCACCTCTCTacgtgctgctgttgctgctcagCCTCGGGTGGACCATGCAAGCGATCAGATACATGGTTCTCGTGGCGGTGGCGCAGCTGGCCTACCTTAGTCTGGCATTCGGGACGGAGACGGCCGTGCCGGTGGCCTTCGAGGCTGCCGCCAATGGAGCACTCGGCGACGTGTGCTACGGCTCCGCCGTGATCCCGCTGGTGGTGGCGATCCGGGGGACAGCTCGCGCGATGGGCCTGATCGCTGGCGGCTCGGACGAGTTCCTGTTCTCCTGCGCCAGTTGCTACGTGGGCATCGCAGACCACCTGGTGGTGCGGGGTAACAGATGGGGGTTCGTCTACGCCAGAGTGCACGGCAAGGGGCTGGGGAACGCGTCGGCGGAGGTGTGGGAGATGTTCATCAAACAGGGCATGGGGCAGCTGATCGACACGGACATCACAAGCTCACTCTGCTTCCTTTCCGGGGTGACCGGCGGTGGGGTTGCGGCCTTGGTCGCAGGGTCCTGGGCGACGGCAGCCGACAAGGGCCATGTAACAGAAGCCACAGTCTACGCCTTCATCATCGGCTACTTCATGGTAAGTTCATACCGTCTGCCATTGTCTCCGAAGTGTAAGCTCACAAACTGTGTCACATCAACAGACTCGGATTGCAATGGCTTGGCCGCAGGCGTGCGTGGCGGCTTACCATGTGGTCTTCGCCGAGAACCCGCAGAGCCGCCGCATGGGCCCCTGCATTCCTACTCGGTTGAGGGAGCTGCGATCATCTCCACATTGACCTCTCCACGCATCAGATCGGTTTCAAGAGGTTCATACATTACATAAAACCTTGTCTGCTTTTGTCGCATTTCACAAACAACTGCAGATCACACAATTTATAACTCTAATCTGAAAGCACCGaacgaagaaaagaagaagaaactggAAATACACTATTGGGAGCACGGAGAAAAGGTTGATAGCTAACCCGAATCACCTAACGGGATAACTTTGGAAGGGAAAACAAGCTCAAATCGATATTTAACTGGGAAAAGGAAAACTACAGATGTGCTACGGCTGAGATAGACGTTAAGCGTACATGTCAACAGTTGGCAACACCATTGGCCGCTACCAGCTTCTCAGTCGCAGAGTTAGCATTCTTTGGAGCAACACCAGCCACGCCATTCGTTTCAAGTGTGACCCCGTCCCTTGCAGTTTCTTTCTTCAGAAGTGTAATCGCTTCCAAGGGCTTGCCATTTACTTCATTGTTATCTTTGCGGTCAAAATCCACTGGTTTTCCATCCACAACCTGAGATTGACAAACCATATATATGATCATGCAAAGCAATGTAGAATTTCCAAGCTGTCTAAAAGTGCAAAGTTAATGTAGTTCTAGCATTGTTGACAAATAAAATGGAGCATGAcgagagaaaaaaaagatgagGTGAAATTTCTGTTGTTAATAGTTCTGCAACAACAAGCTACAATGTCATAACTTTTTAAGCTCGGTCAACAAACTCTAACACAATATATCTACTTAAATCAAGAGAATCCCCTTCTTTGACCTGTATTCTCTCCTTGTGTCATCAAATATTAGTTGACTCGTCTCATCTTACCACAACATCTATAGATCCTATTTAAGCATGTCTGCACCATTTTAtgcaatttttcttcattttatccTGTGACGGAGCAATATACTTAATTGTTCAGAAATAGAGATTTACTTTTCTATCTTTCATGATATCTGTGAAGATCCACTTCAACATTCTTATGTTCGTTACACCAGAACCA
Coding sequences within:
- the LOC103982978 gene encoding FCS-Like Zinc finger 8 isoform X1, producing MMLRKRSRATDGKQVLMPDAKPRPSSLFPLCLSYHGSSDSEAAMSPTSILETKNLSSTGNHFFSDRQPNKAPFDAVTTTTTTTTATSSAIGLGIIDALNGEKSVAISPKAQSRMLLLGSQLKIQIPSLCSGSMSPVGSPIEFGLKNRDSQLALLSPAPASSPRVFTGSIPMSEMELSEDYTCVISHGPNPRTTHIFDNCVVERCGDGSSAADRGGYLLDDFLSYCHACKKNLGQGKDTFMYRGEKAFCSSECRNKEMLNDGGMEKCSEESSLTM
- the LOC103982978 gene encoding FCS-Like Zinc finger 8 isoform X2 produces the protein MMLRKRSRATDGKQVLMPDAKPRPSSLFPLCLSYHGSSDSEAAMSPTSILETKNLSSTGNHFFSDRQPNKAPFDAVTTTTTTTTATSSAIGLGIIDALNGEKSVAISPKAQSRMLLLGSQLKIQIPSLCSGSMSPVGSPIEFGLKNRDSQLALLSPAPASSPRVFTGSIPMSEMELSEDYTCVISHGPNPRTTHIFDNCVVERCGDGSSAADRGGYLLDDFLSYCHACKKNLGQGKDTFMYRIPCIW
- the LOC103982976 gene encoding uncharacterized protein LOC103982976, which encodes MKAERGRKRRQSEWSERRRREGRRRERGDMEKGMVSSLADVPIGDSGSVEDGGCTTAARNIPISPAQVDATEVVYRRPTANFAARFAKILFFAHLVAVAILIIFLSLRGFLGRNPAFRPAHWFAPLLTAAVSSALVAILWLLFVLRHPAKVIKASLWLAPSLVCAVAVLLLTDGGSSSLAFAVLGLLLALVQSLYGCWIVRRLHHAYEILSISIAAVQPTTTLAKYVALALLAGLVFSSIWTLGAGGVAAGGGSRFAPLYVLLLLLSLGWTMQAIRYMVLVAVAQLAYLSLAFGTETAVPVAFEAAANGALGDVCYGSAVIPLVVAIRGTARAMGLIAGGSDEFLFSCASCYVGIADHLVVRGNRWGFVYARVHGKGLGNASAEVWEMFIKQGMGQLIDTDITSSLCFLSGVTGGGVAALVAGSWATAADKGHVTEATVYAFIIGYFMTRIAMAWPQACVAAYHVVFAENPQSRRMGPCIPTRLRELRSSPH